The following are encoded together in the candidate division WOR-3 bacterium genome:
- a CDS encoding PAC2 family protein — MPIRYYSTKRVQAPILIACWPGMGHVGILAASYLRVKLKGEPYAEIDATPYFLPDAIEVENGIGRIPLPPRQQVFYVSEPPLLVFEGEAQISGEPGMKIASELLDIAQESGVGTVFTGAAFALPMSYRQAPKVYGVATDEILRQRFISLGIEPLSEGRISGLNGLLLGLAKSRSIPAASFLATMPQYAIEAPNPKASKAVIEVFCKILNTSVDMTDLDERIKEADRMMGEFERRVAAALEALRQQAESRLEQEPGEQPETGEAPEPHELMAHIERLFEEAQRDISKAKELKEELDRWGLFKLYEDRFLDLFDKRRKKD, encoded by the coding sequence ATGCCGATAAGGTATTACAGCACAAAAAGGGTTCAGGCACCAATTTTGATTGCCTGTTGGCCCGGGATGGGTCATGTCGGGATTCTTGCTGCCAGTTACCTGCGCGTGAAACTGAAGGGTGAGCCTTATGCCGAGATTGATGCCACTCCCTATTTTTTGCCGGATGCGATTGAGGTTGAAAACGGCATCGGCAGGATCCCCTTGCCCCCAAGGCAGCAGGTGTTCTATGTGAGTGAGCCCCCCCTTTTGGTGTTTGAGGGTGAGGCGCAGATTTCCGGCGAGCCCGGGATGAAAATCGCCAGCGAACTCTTGGACATCGCCCAGGAGTCGGGTGTTGGCACTGTCTTTACCGGTGCTGCCTTTGCCCTGCCGATGAGTTATCGCCAGGCGCCCAAGGTTTATGGTGTTGCCACCGACGAGATTCTCCGCCAGCGCTTTATCAGCCTTGGGATTGAGCCGCTTTCTGAGGGCAGAATCTCCGGACTCAACGGGCTCCTCTTGGGTCTTGCCAAATCCCGCTCAATCCCGGCTGCCAGTTTCCTCGCAACGATGCCCCAGTATGCGATTGAGGCGCCCAACCCCAAGGCGTCCAAGGCGGTGATTGAGGTCTTCTGCAAAATCCTCAACACCAGCGTGGATATGACCGACCTTGACGAGCGGATAAAGGAGGCGGACCGGATGATGGGTGAGTTTGAGAGGCGGGTTGCGGCGGCGCTGGAGGCGTTGCGTCAGCAGGCAGAGTCCCGGCTTGAGCAGGAGCCGGGCGAGCAGCCTGAAACCGGGGAGGCGCCCGAGCCCCATGAACTGATGGCTCATATTGAAAGGCTCTTTGAGGAGGCGCAAAGGGACATATCCAAGGCAAAGGAACTCAAAGAAGAGCTTGACCGGTGGGGTCTTTTCAAACTCTACGAGGACAGATTTTTAGACCTATTTGACAAAAGACGCAAAAAGGATTAA
- a CDS encoding DUF5009 domain-containing protein translates to MQSAASLAAATTPERPERDRAIDTFRGVLLALMVIANYFGQVQTAPFWLHHAQPLKGITVVDLGFPFFLFILGLVLPGSLKRRLEQKGTLKTTLHFLKRYLLLILFGIAGNLLLGQPVFTNWSVLQSIGLAGLISLPFSFLPPVSRLICGIFLFGLHQAHLYFGYENWLLANEEGGLAGIFGGFAWAGVILVASFVGAGHKSFSRALFTGILLSLTGVLLSISVPVAKPLATISYTLFTTGLASLGLTLFLFLDRFLRIRLNHFAILGVNPLFVYMLSGILGTIFAQILPAPQPLVMIALAGTIYSLTFLCALFLYKRNWLLKL, encoded by the coding sequence ATGCAGTCAGCAGCCTCTTTAGCCGCAGCAACAACACCGGAAAGACCTGAGCGGGACCGGGCGATTGACACCTTCCGTGGTGTTTTGCTTGCCCTGATGGTCATCGCCAATTACTTTGGTCAGGTCCAGACCGCACCATTTTGGCTTCATCATGCCCAGCCCTTAAAAGGGATAACAGTTGTTGACCTCGGCTTCCCCTTTTTTCTTTTCATCCTTGGTCTGGTCTTGCCCGGCTCATTAAAGCGCCGGCTTGAGCAAAAGGGCACCCTAAAAACCACCCTTCACTTTCTCAAACGCTATCTCCTTCTGATTCTCTTCGGCATCGCCGGCAATCTCCTCCTCGGGCAACCGGTTTTCACGAACTGGTCGGTTCTCCAGTCAATCGGTCTTGCCGGGCTAATCTCACTTCCCTTTTCATTCCTTCCCCCTGTATCCCGGCTCATTTGTGGCATTTTTCTTTTCGGGCTTCATCAGGCGCATCTCTATTTTGGCTACGAAAACTGGCTTTTAGCCAATGAGGAGGGCGGTCTCGCCGGCATCTTTGGCGGTTTTGCCTGGGCTGGTGTCATCCTTGTTGCCAGTTTTGTTGGTGCCGGTCACAAATCTTTTTCCCGCGCCCTTTTTACCGGAATCCTTCTTTCCCTTACCGGGGTTTTATTATCAATCTCGGTTCCAGTTGCCAAGCCCCTTGCCACCATTTCCTATACCCTTTTTACCACCGGTCTTGCCAGCCTTGGCTTGACACTCTTTCTTTTCCTTGACCGCTTTTTGCGCATCCGGCTCAACCATTTTGCCATCCTTGGTGTCAATCCGCTTTTTGTCTATATGCTCTCAGGTATTCTGGGCACCATCTTTGCCCAAATCCTGCCCGCACCCCAGCCTTTAGTGATGATTGCCCTTGCCGGCACCATCTACTCTTTAACCTTTCTTTGTGCCCTTTTTCTCTACAAAAGAAATTGGTTGCTAAAACTGTAA
- the murJ gene encoding murein biosynthesis integral membrane protein MurJ, with the protein MAPRKSSQPTTEASRSGFTRRVGLFTLGTLISRLLGVVRESVFAYLFGAGLATDAFNVAFRIPNFFRDLFAESALSAAFVPTFVTSIREGDEKKTWRFAANMFNTILLIISILVLLGIIFAPFIVRVVAWGFRPDPEKLTLTITLTRIMFPFLLFVGLAAWAMGILNACGSFFIPALAPAVFNILSAVFPLATYALFTAQGYHPILGMAYGVTLGALFQFLVQMPRLHSFGFRYAPVLDFKDPHLHQVFFRWLPMVFGLATWQVNFLVNTFLLTFLPVGSVTYVSYAYRIQHLPAGLFGVAIGTVALAQFAHTANERIDQEQFAHGLNLVSVLTLPAAVLLLVLSVPVVRLIYQHGRFTSIDTHLTAQALALYALGVWPAAATRNCAAGFYALGNTKTPALIALVVVSLNILINLTLMRFIGFRSFPLAASFTQLLNFSLLFLLLYRRQPDIYNRRLVSVFLRTLIAALLSGLVALLISYLFERLIAPEGLIIQILEIFLAGGAGLVCYYLFARILKVEEIKDAVSSLFSRSNNTGKT; encoded by the coding sequence GTGGCACCAAGAAAAAGTTCCCAGCCAACTACCGAGGCTTCCCGTTCCGGTTTTACCAGAAGGGTCGGTCTTTTTACCCTTGGAACCCTGATTTCCCGGCTCTTGGGGGTGGTGCGCGAGTCGGTATTTGCCTATCTGTTTGGTGCGGGGCTGGCAACCGATGCCTTTAATGTTGCCTTCCGCATCCCCAACTTCTTCCGTGACCTTTTTGCCGAGAGTGCGCTTTCTGCCGCATTTGTGCCCACATTTGTCACCAGCATCCGTGAGGGCGATGAGAAGAAGACCTGGCGCTTTGCCGCCAATATGTTCAATACGATTCTTCTCATCATCAGCATCCTTGTCCTATTAGGCATCATCTTTGCCCCTTTTATTGTCAGGGTTGTTGCCTGGGGTTTCCGTCCTGACCCGGAAAAACTAACGCTGACCATCACCCTGACAAGGATTATGTTTCCCTTTCTGCTCTTTGTTGGCCTTGCCGCCTGGGCGATGGGAATCCTTAATGCCTGTGGCAGTTTCTTTATTCCCGCGCTCGCGCCCGCGGTTTTCAACATCCTTTCCGCAGTTTTTCCGCTTGCCACCTATGCCCTTTTCACCGCTCAGGGCTATCACCCGATTTTGGGTATGGCTTATGGTGTCACCTTGGGCGCATTGTTTCAGTTCCTTGTTCAGATGCCCCGTTTGCACTCCTTTGGTTTCCGCTACGCCCCTGTCCTTGATTTCAAAGACCCGCATCTGCACCAGGTCTTTTTTCGCTGGTTGCCGATGGTCTTCGGGCTTGCCACCTGGCAGGTGAACTTTTTAGTCAACACCTTTCTTCTGACATTTCTGCCGGTTGGTTCGGTAACCTATGTGAGTTATGCCTATCGGATTCAACATTTGCCTGCCGGGCTTTTTGGGGTGGCGATTGGCACGGTTGCGCTTGCCCAGTTTGCCCATACCGCTAATGAAAGGATTGACCAGGAGCAGTTCGCCCATGGTCTGAATCTGGTCTCGGTCCTCACTTTGCCGGCAGCGGTTCTCCTGCTGGTTCTGTCGGTGCCGGTGGTGAGGCTAATCTACCAGCACGGGCGCTTTACCTCCATTGACACCCATTTGACCGCTCAGGCGCTTGCCCTTTATGCCCTTGGTGTCTGGCCCGCAGCGGCAACAAGAAACTGCGCTGCCGGGTTTTATGCCCTTGGCAACACGAAGACACCGGCACTGATTGCGCTCGTTGTTGTCAGCCTCAACATCCTCATCAACCTCACCCTGATGCGTTTTATCGGCTTTCGCTCATTTCCCCTTGCCGCCTCCTTCACCCAACTCTTAAACTTTTCCTTGCTCTTTTTGCTCCTTTACCGTCGTCAGCCCGATATTTATAACCGCCGGCTCGTTTCGGTATTCCTCCGCACCCTGATTGCCGCGCTCCTCTCCGGTCTTGTTGCCCTCCTCATCAGTTATCTCTTTGAGCGTCTTATCGCGCCTGAAGGTCTCATCATTCAAATCCTTGAGATTTTCCTTGCCGGTGGTGCGGGTCTTGTGTGTTATTATCTCTTTGCCCGAATATTAAAAGTTGAGGAGATAAAGGATGCAGTCAGCAGCCTCTTTAGCCGCAGCAACAACACCGGAAAGACCTGA
- a CDS encoding coenzyme F420-0:L-glutamate ligase — MPKPKPRIIETQKGQIERIWVKTHILNKGDDLIGEVKRYAGSLLKPGDILTIAESPVAAVQGRAIPISEIKPGFWANILWRFVKKVPYGIGLRSPWSMQCAIDEVGLPRILRAAIAGFWGKIRGRSGDFYRVAGKQAAMIDAAHTSGVKEFYECVILGPKDPDGVAQELAVALGCPVAVVDANDIFGCTVVGASEGLDIALVEEAMRDNPAGQGDELTPIIILRPVKVS; from the coding sequence ATGCCAAAACCCAAGCCGAGAATAATTGAAACCCAAAAAGGTCAGATTGAACGCATCTGGGTCAAAACCCATATCTTGAACAAGGGTGATGACCTGATTGGTGAGGTCAAGCGGTATGCCGGCTCACTTTTAAAGCCGGGTGATATTCTAACAATTGCCGAAAGCCCGGTTGCCGCAGTTCAGGGAAGGGCGATTCCAATAAGCGAAATCAAGCCCGGATTCTGGGCAAACATCCTCTGGCGGTTTGTGAAAAAGGTGCCCTACGGCATCGGTCTGCGCTCGCCCTGGTCAATGCAGTGCGCGATTGACGAGGTCGGCTTGCCAAGGATTCTGCGTGCCGCGATTGCCGGGTTCTGGGGCAAAATCAGGGGCAGAAGCGGCGACTTTTACCGGGTTGCGGGCAAACAGGCGGCGATGATTGATGCCGCGCACACATCAGGGGTAAAGGAGTTTTATGAGTGTGTGATATTGGGTCCGAAGGACCCGGATGGCGTTGCCCAGGAACTGGCAGTTGCGCTTGGCTGTCCGGTGGCGGTTGTTGATGCCAATGACATCTTCGGCTGCACGGTTGTTGGCGCCTCTGAGGGGCTGGATATTGCGCTGGTTGAGGAGGCGATGCGCGACAACCCCGCAGGTCAGGGTGATGAACTTACCCCTATCATCATCCTCCGCCCGGTAAAGGTCTCCTGA
- a CDS encoding flavin reductase family protein, whose translation MKVLVPISQANRLINSGNVILVSSAYKDKNSIITIAWHCPVSIKPPALAIAVGKTRFSAELITRSGEFIVNIPDWKLLEAMLYCGTHSGRDVDKFKEAKLTAEKAVKLLKAPKIKECIGAIECAVIDKTEIGDHILFFGEVVYAEAEEGLFHNGVWDTETAGLIYHLGGSWFMKSCPAKEVK comes from the coding sequence ATGAAGGTTTTAGTCCCGATTTCACAGGCAAACCGGCTGATAAACTCCGGCAATGTCATTTTGGTATCCTCTGCCTATAAGGATAAAAATAGCATCATCACCATCGCCTGGCACTGCCCGGTCTCAATCAAACCACCAGCGCTTGCCATTGCGGTGGGCAAGACCCGCTTTTCTGCAGAACTGATTACCCGCTCCGGCGAGTTTATTGTCAATATTCCGGACTGGAAGCTTTTGGAGGCGATGCTCTACTGCGGGACCCATTCGGGCCGGGATGTTGACAAGTTCAAGGAGGCAAAACTGACCGCGGAAAAGGCGGTAAAACTGTTAAAGGCGCCCAAGATCAAGGAGTGTATCGGTGCGATTGAGTGCGCCGTGATTGATAAAACCGAGATTGGCGACCATATCCTTTTCTTTGGGGAGGTTGTTTATGCCGAGGCAGAAGAGGGGCTTTTCCATAACGGTGTCTGGGATACCGAAACGGCAGGACTGATTTACCATCTTGGTGGCAGTTGGTTTATGAAATCCTGTCCGGCAAAAGAGGTAAAATAA
- a CDS encoding class I SAM-dependent methyltransferase, with protein MIKVSHHFARIAPVYRQVRTTDLEPIVFIKKKLRRRKKMVGADVGCGAGRYTLKLLQHCGKRLFLYCIDASSAMLRELEDYLKKNGMKNFQPLRRVIGKIPLADNTLDCIFTFNAIHHLPASLFFSESSRTLKPNGYLFIYTRLRSQNRTNIWGRYFPYFYQKETRLFSLNKIKTLIRQTPGLRMESIQYFSYYRTASLDWLLTQAKRRHYSTFCLYTRDEFKRGLVQFKENIRRRFPDLNKINWLDENTLLVIRKQGRVKTNKQILLPIS; from the coding sequence ATGATAAAAGTATCTCACCATTTTGCGAGAATCGCCCCGGTCTACCGCCAGGTAAGAACAACCGATTTAGAGCCGATTGTTTTTATTAAAAAGAAACTTCGCCGAAGAAAAAAGATGGTTGGTGCCGATGTTGGCTGCGGTGCCGGACGCTATACCCTGAAACTGTTGCAACACTGCGGCAAGCGACTGTTTCTTTACTGCATTGACGCCAGTTCGGCAATGTTAAGGGAGTTGGAGGACTACTTAAAGAAAAACGGGATGAAAAATTTTCAGCCGCTGAGGAGAGTCATTGGCAAAATTCCGCTTGCTGACAATACCCTTGACTGCATTTTTACCTTCAATGCCATCCATCATCTTCCGGCATCCTTGTTTTTCAGCGAGTCCTCCCGAACTCTCAAACCCAACGGCTATCTGTTTATCTACACCCGGCTGCGAAGCCAGAACCGAACTAACATCTGGGGCAGGTATTTCCCTTATTTTTACCAAAAGGAAACCCGCTTATTCAGCCTCAACAAAATAAAGACACTAATCAGACAAACACCGGGGCTGAGGATGGAGTCAATTCAATATTTCTCCTATTACCGCACCGCTTCGCTTGACTGGCTGCTAACCCAGGCAAAAAGACGCCACTACTCCACCTTCTGTCTTTACACCCGGGATGAGTTCAAACGGGGATTGGTCCAATTCAAGGAGAACATCCGGCGTCGTTTTCCAGACCTGAATAAAATCAACTGGCTGGATGAAAACACCCTATTGGTAATCAGAAAACAAGGCCGAGTGAAGACAAATAAACAAATATTATTGCCCATTTCCTGA
- a CDS encoding sigma-70 family RNA polymerase sigma factor, giving the protein MREKRPDPDKELIALLKSGAPGAFETFFDRYWRLVMKLCLAHLDDTSEAEDAAIETFTDAAKGIKNFRGEAKLSSWLLRLCLNRISKHHRRHSCEPKTVPIEGINPDAVQSESLEKEKEPEREIKQLFADLKRLPKKERRALILRYIMEMDLPEVADVLKISVPAAGMRINRAKNRLRRLKERRQNEGK; this is encoded by the coding sequence GTGAGAGAAAAAAGACCCGACCCGGACAAGGAGCTCATCGCCCTGCTCAAATCCGGGGCACCGGGCGCATTTGAAACCTTTTTTGACCGCTACTGGCGCCTGGTAATGAAACTATGCCTTGCCCATCTTGACGACACCTCTGAAGCCGAGGATGCGGCAATTGAGACCTTTACTGATGCCGCCAAAGGGATTAAAAACTTTCGCGGTGAGGCAAAACTTTCCTCCTGGCTTTTAAGGCTCTGTTTGAACAGAATCTCAAAACACCACCGCCGACATTCCTGTGAACCCAAGACCGTTCCGATTGAGGGGATAAACCCGGATGCGGTTCAGAGTGAGAGCCTGGAAAAGGAAAAGGAGCCGGAAAGGGAAATCAAGCAACTCTTTGCTGACCTGAAACGCCTGCCCAAAAAGGAGCGCAGGGCGCTCATCTTGCGCTACATTATGGAGATGGATTTGCCCGAGGTTGCCGATGTGTTAAAGATTTCAGTTCCGGCAGCAGGGATGAGGATTAATCGGGCGAAAAACCGGCTGCGAAGATTAAAGGAAAGGAGGCAGAATGAGGGAAAGTGA
- the groES gene encoding co-chaperone GroES: MKIKPLQDRILVERVEEEVKKGGIIIPDTAKEKPQQGKVIAVGPGRIDEKGNRIPMEVKKGDYILFGKYSGNEIRIGDEEYLIMREDDVLAIIEKEK; encoded by the coding sequence ATGAAGATTAAACCTTTACAGGATAGAATCCTGGTTGAAAGAGTTGAGGAAGAGGTGAAAAAGGGCGGGATTATCATTCCCGACACCGCCAAGGAAAAGCCGCAACAGGGAAAGGTGATTGCGGTTGGTCCTGGTCGGATTGACGAGAAGGGTAACCGGATTCCGATGGAGGTGAAGAAGGGCGACTACATCCTGTTCGGCAAGTATTCCGGCAATGAGATTCGGATTGGCGATGAGGAGTATCTGATTATGCGCGAGGACGATGTCCTGGCGATTATTGAGAAGGAAAAATAA
- the groL gene encoding chaperonin GroEL (60 kDa chaperone family; promotes refolding of misfolded polypeptides especially under stressful conditions; forms two stacked rings of heptamers to form a barrel-shaped 14mer; ends can be capped by GroES; misfolded proteins enter the barrel where they are refolded when GroES binds) encodes MAAKQLRFEEEARRAILRGAEQLAHAVKVTLGPRGHNVLIDKKWGAPTVTKDGVTVAKEIELEDKFENMGAQMIKEVASKTSDVAGDGTTTATILAEAIYREGLKNVTAGANSMALKRGIDKAVEAAVAELKRISKKTAGRDEIEQVATISANNDKEIGKLIADAMEKVGKEGVITVEEAKAVETTLEVVEGMQFDRGYLSPYFALEPGTTSPQNQKMEAILEDAFVLLYEKKISSMRDLLPILEKVAQRGKPILVIAEEVEGEALAGLVVNHIKGTLRCCAVKAPGYGDRRRAMMEDIAILTGGRLISEDLGIKLENVQISDLGIAKRVVIDKENTTIVEGAGKKADIQARIEQIRKQIEETKSDYDREKLQERLAKLAGGVAVINVGAATEVEMKAKKALVEDALHATRAAVEEGVVPGGGVALVRCIPALEKLKLEGDEQIGVNIVKRALEEPIRQLAENAGVDGSIVFNRVKEGKDDFGFNCETLEYGKMFDMGIIDPTKVTRVALQNAASVAGLMITTECAITELPEKEKTPPTPGGYGGEY; translated from the coding sequence ATGGCAGCAAAACAGTTAAGATTTGAGGAAGAGGCACGAAGGGCAATCCTGCGGGGTGCCGAGCAGCTGGCACACGCGGTCAAGGTCACCCTTGGTCCGCGCGGGCACAATGTCTTAATTGACAAGAAGTGGGGTGCGCCCACCGTGACCAAGGATGGCGTGACCGTTGCCAAGGAGATTGAACTTGAGGACAAGTTTGAGAATATGGGCGCCCAGATGATTAAGGAGGTGGCGTCCAAGACCTCGGATGTTGCCGGCGACGGCACCACCACCGCCACCATCCTCGCCGAGGCAATCTACCGCGAAGGTCTGAAGAATGTCACCGCCGGTGCCAACTCGATGGCGCTGAAGCGGGGCATTGACAAGGCGGTAGAGGCGGCGGTTGCCGAGCTCAAGCGCATCTCCAAGAAGACCGCGGGCAGGGATGAGATTGAGCAGGTTGCCACCATCTCCGCCAACAACGACAAGGAGATTGGCAAACTGATTGCCGATGCGATGGAGAAGGTGGGCAAGGAGGGCGTCATCACCGTTGAGGAGGCAAAGGCGGTTGAAACCACCCTGGAGGTGGTTGAAGGTATGCAGTTCGACCGCGGCTACCTCTCGCCCTACTTTGCCCTTGAGCCGGGCACAACCTCGCCCCAGAACCAGAAGATGGAGGCAATCCTTGAGGATGCCTTTGTCCTCTTGTATGAGAAAAAGATCTCCTCAATGAGGGACCTCTTGCCCATCCTCGAGAAGGTGGCGCAAAGGGGCAAGCCCATCCTCGTGATTGCCGAAGAGGTTGAGGGCGAGGCGCTTGCCGGGCTGGTGGTCAACCACATCAAGGGCACCCTCCGCTGCTGTGCGGTCAAGGCGCCGGGCTATGGCGACCGCAGAAGGGCGATGATGGAGGATATTGCGATTCTCACCGGCGGACGGCTCATCTCCGAGGATTTGGGAATCAAACTGGAGAATGTCCAGATTTCCGACCTCGGCATTGCCAAGCGGGTGGTGATTGACAAGGAGAACACGACGATTGTTGAGGGTGCGGGCAAGAAGGCTGACATTCAGGCGCGCATCGAGCAGATTCGCAAGCAGATTGAGGAGACCAAGTCCGACTACGACCGCGAGAAACTGCAGGAGCGCCTGGCAAAACTTGCCGGCGGTGTTGCGGTTATCAATGTGGGCGCCGCCACCGAGGTGGAGATGAAGGCGAAGAAGGCGCTGGTTGAGGATGCGCTCCATGCCACCAGGGCTGCGGTGGAGGAGGGTGTTGTTCCTGGCGGTGGTGTCGCCCTGGTGCGGTGCATACCCGCGCTGGAGAAACTGAAACTGGAGGGCGACGAGCAGATTGGTGTCAACATCGTCAAGCGGGCGCTGGAGGAGCCGATTCGGCAACTGGCGGAGAACGCCGGGGTTGACGGCTCCATCGTCTTCAACCGCGTCAAAGAGGGTAAGGACGATTTCGGCTTCAACTGCGAGACGCTTGAATACGGCAAGATGTTTGATATGGGCATCATCGACCCGACCAAGGTGACGCGGGTGGCGCTGCAGAATGCGGCAAGCGTTGCCGGTCTGATGATTACCACCGAATGCGCGATCACCGAACTCCCAGAAAAGGAGAAGACACCACCAACCCCGGGCGGTTACGGCGGTGAATACTAA
- a CDS encoding zinc ribbon domain-containing protein — MPTYEYHCRRCGHRFSLFQSITAKPVKDCPKCKSRGSVERLISGGAGLIFKGSGFYITDYKQKPAPTGEKSSEGTRKGSDDKKG, encoded by the coding sequence ATGCCAACCTACGAATACCACTGTCGAAGATGCGGACACAGATTCAGCCTTTTTCAGTCCATTACCGCCAAACCTGTCAAGGACTGCCCGAAGTGTAAGTCAAGGGGTTCGGTGGAGCGGCTCATCTCCGGTGGCGCGGGGCTCATCTTCAAAGGCTCGGGATTCTACATCACCGATTACAAGCAAAAGCCCGCACCAACCGGCGAAAAAAGTTCGGAGGGAACCAGGAAGGGAAGCGATGATAAAAAAGGGTAA
- the rsmG gene encoding 16S rRNA (guanine(527)-N(7))-methyltransferase RsmG translates to MPVRHQPDFNTFAQACQVLGVNLTPAIYQSLQQYACLIEEWNKKINLVSRKDIDRILTYHIIDSLAACRFIPHGARCADIGSGAGLPGIPLAIVRPDINMTLIESIKKKCRFLEAAVSELGLKNTELIAGRAEALSPLGCDILLSRLTSALDRTLRYCRFHLKPGGLLILYKSLNWEAELKSAAKIIDRFNLRWLRTESISLPFTEITRHFVIITT, encoded by the coding sequence GTGCCAGTAAGGCACCAGCCTGATTTTAACACCTTTGCCCAAGCCTGTCAGGTTCTCGGTGTCAATCTGACCCCGGCAATTTACCAATCTCTCCAGCAATACGCCTGTCTCATTGAAGAGTGGAATAAAAAAATCAACCTTGTCTCCCGCAAGGACATCGACCGCATCCTCACCTATCACATCATCGACTCACTTGCTGCGTGCCGGTTCATTCCTCATGGAGCCCGTTGTGCTGATATCGGCTCGGGCGCCGGTCTTCCTGGCATCCCGCTCGCCATTGTCCGTCCGGATATCAATATGACCTTGATTGAATCCATTAAAAAGAAGTGCCGGTTCCTCGAAGCGGCGGTGAGCGAACTCGGCTTGAAAAACACTGAGCTTATTGCCGGACGCGCGGAAGCGCTATCACCGCTTGGGTGCGATATCCTTTTGAGCCGGCTGACCTCTGCACTTGACCGCACTCTTCGCTACTGTCGTTTCCATCTCAAACCCGGTGGTCTGCTCATCCTTTACAAGTCTTTAAACTGGGAAGCGGAGCTGAAATCAGCGGCAAAAATCATTGACAGATTCAACCTGCGCTGGCTCAGAACCGAGTCAATCAGCCTGCCATTCACTGAAATCACCCGCCATTTTGTCATAATAACAACATAA
- a CDS encoding HD domain-containing protein, whose translation MKRQFVKDLKAGALVNDVFYCSRRDLKDRRDGGQFLTFEIRDRTGAMPAIMWDKIEDGLNYIGDGSFCHIQGKVSDYQGRLQITVNAVFPVEPVQISRSDFIPVSTFNRTELLNELLGYIRGIKNPYLRALLDSFFADPNFSEQFALAPAAVRVHHAWLGGLLEHTVMMCRQAFKLPEIYPEIDPDLLLTGVILHDIGKVREYTCEQALDHTDEGKLIGHIVLGYQMVAEKIARIDGFPQDLAKMVLHIILAHHGEHEFGAPKIPKFPEAFLVFSLDYLDSRLAIFREAMAKNKGVRWTEFNDYLDTDIFIQNQGDNHPCQ comes from the coding sequence ATGAAACGGCAGTTTGTCAAGGACCTGAAGGCGGGCGCTTTGGTCAACGATGTCTTTTACTGCAGCCGCCGCGACCTAAAGGACCGCCGCGACGGGGGGCAGTTCCTCACCTTTGAAATCCGCGACCGCACCGGGGCAATGCCCGCGATAATGTGGGACAAAATTGAGGACGGGCTCAACTACATCGGCGACGGCTCCTTCTGCCATATTCAGGGCAAGGTTAGTGACTATCAGGGCAGACTCCAGATTACGGTGAATGCGGTTTTCCCGGTTGAGCCGGTGCAGATTTCCCGCAGCGATTTTATTCCCGTCTCCACCTTCAACCGCACCGAACTTTTGAACGAACTCCTTGGCTATATTCGCGGGATTAAAAACCCCTACCTGCGGGCGTTGCTTGACTCCTTTTTTGCTGACCCGAATTTCTCTGAACAGTTTGCCCTTGCCCCGGCAGCGGTCCGGGTTCACCACGCCTGGCTCGGCGGGCTTTTGGAGCATACGGTGATGATGTGCCGCCAGGCATTTAAACTCCCTGAGATTTATCCGGAGATTGACCCGGACTTACTGCTCACCGGTGTCATCCTCCACGACATCGGCAAGGTGCGGGAATACACCTGCGAACAGGCGCTTGACCACACCGACGAAGGCAAACTCATCGGTCACATTGTCCTTGGCTATCAGATGGTTGCCGAAAAGATTGCGAGGATTGATGGCTTTCCGCAAGACCTGGCAAAGATGGTTCTCCACATCATCCTTGCCCATCACGGCGAGCATGAGTTCGGCGCGCCCAAGATCCCGAAGTTTCCCGAAGCCTTTTTGGTCTTTTCCCTTGACTACCTTGACTCCCGCCTGGCGATATTCCGCGAGGCGATGGCAAAAAACAAAGGTGTCCGTTGGACCGAGTTCAACGACTACCTTGACACCGACATCTTCATCCAGAATCAGGGCGATAACCACCCGTGCCAGTAA